Genomic window (Laribacter hongkongensis DSM 14985):
AGTGAATGATAGTAGCGCTTGAACTCGTCGAACGCCTTGTGCTGGTAGGCGCGCATGATGTCGGCCACGTAGCGTTCGGCATGGATGTAGCGGATCTTGGCCTGCGGGTTCTTCTGGTAGACGTGGTTGCCGATGGCCTGGATCAAGTGGGTCTTGCCCAAGCCGACTCCGCCGTAGACAAAGAACGGGTTATAGGTCGAATCGCCGGGATTGTCGGCAATCTGCAAGGCGGCGGCGCGGGCCAGCTGGTTGCCCTTGCCGGTGACCAGGCTTTCGAAAGTGAAGGCCGGGTTGAGGCGGGTGCTCTCGTGGCCGCCGCCGATGGCCGGCTTGGGGGCGGTGAGCTTGACGTTGGGCAGCGGCACGTCGCTGACGATGCTGTCGGCCAGCGAGCCGGTGGTCGGCGTGGCCGCAACCGGTGCGGGAGCCGGCCTGCCTTGGCTGCGCGGGCTGGCTGCTGCCGGCGCGCTGGCGCCGGCCTGTGCGCCGCCGATGCGCAGCTCGATGGTGACGGGGCGCCCGAGGATGTCTTCGGCAAAGGTCTCGATGCGCGACAGGAAGCGTTCCTTGACGAAGCCGAGCGAAAAGCGGTTGGCTGCGTACAGGGCAATGGCGTCCTCGCCGGCCACGCAGACGAGGGGCTTGATCCAGGTGTTGAACTGTTGTGCCGACAGCTCGGCCTCGAAGCGGGCCAGGCACTGCGGCCAGAAGGCAGAGAGATCGGTCATGGGCTCAAATGGAATCAAGGCGGCGGATGCGCCGGTCCCGGAGGTTCCGGAATCGGCAAGGCCGGGTATTCTACCGTGTATCCAGAGACTTATCCACAGCCTGCATGATTTCAGTGGTTGACAAAGAGCCGAACAGACGCTGTAATCTCGCGTTTATTTTTCCGTTTCGAAATAGGGAATTAAGATGAAGCGCACTTTTCAACCTTCCGTCGTGAAGCGCAAGCGCACTCACGGTTTCCGTGCCCGCATGAAGACCCGCGGTGGCCGTGCCGTGATCGCTGCCCGTCGCTCCAAGGGCCGTGCCCGTCTGTCCGCCTAAGGCAGGCCAGTGGCTTTCTGCTTTCGCCGCGCGCAGCGAATACTGAAAACGGATGAATTTTCATCCGTTTTTCGTTTGCGCCGCGTTCGCAGCAACGCCTGGTTTCAGGTCTATGTTGCACCCAACCAGCTCGGGCACGCCCGGCTGGGGCTGGTGGTCAGCAAAAAGACTGCGAAGCGCGCCAACCGCCGCAACTACATGAAGCGCGTGATCCGAGACACGTTCCGCCAGCATCCTGACCGGGTTGCGGGCGTCGACTTTGTCGTGCGGGTGCGTGCTCCGTTTGACCGGGCCGGTCGTCCCGAGGCTGTCGAAGCCTTGCGGGCCCTGTTTGCCAGGCTGTCGTCATGTCGCGTATCGTCCTCGCGCTGATCCGCTTCTACCAGCTGGCCATCAGTCCGTGGCTGCCGCCGCGCTGCCGCTACCAGCCGACCTGCTCGCAGTATGCGATCGAGGCCGTGCAGAAGCATGGTGCGCTCAAGGGCGGCTGGCTGGCGCTCAGGCGCATCGGCCGCTGCCACCCCTGGGGCAGCAGTGGCTACGACCCGGTTCCCTGACATTCCACCGGATACGAGATGGATACCAAACGTCTGATCGTTTTCATCGTGCTGTCCTTCGGCCTGCTGTTCGTCTGGCAGGAATACTTTGCTCCGAAGCCGCAGCCGAAACCCGTGGCCGCTGCCGTCCAGCCGGACGGAACGCCCGCACCTGCCACCGCCCGGCCGGCCGACAGTCCTGCCACCGGCAAGCTGGCCAGCGCCCAGACCATTACCGTGACCACGGACCTGGTCAAGGCGCAGATCAACACTGCCGGCGGTGACATCCGCAGCCTTGAGCTTCTGACCCAGGGGGCCATCGACAATCCGGACAAGCCGTTCATGCTGATGACCGAGCAGGGCGGACGCACCTACGTGGCCCAAAGCGGTCTCCTGTCGTCGGACGCCTCGCTGCCGACGCACAAGACGCTGTATGCCGCCGACAAGACCGCCTACACGCTGTCGCCGGACCAGAACACCCTGACGGTGACGCTGGCCGCCGCACCGGTCAACGGTGTCGAAGTGAAGAAGATCTTCACGTTCAAGCGCGACAGCTACGTGATCGACGTGCGCTACGACATCATCAACCACAGCGACAAGCCGGTGGATGCCACCGCCTACTACCGCCTGCTGCGTGACGGCAAGGCACCGGAAGGCGAAAGCAGCATGGCGCACACCTTCACCGGTCCGGCCGTGTACACCGAAACGGGCAAGTTCCAGAAGGTGAGCTTCGAGGACCTGGCCAAGGGCAAGGGCGACTACGTGCGCCAGGCCGACAACGGCTGGGTGGCCATGGTGCAGCACTACTTCGTCAGCGCCTGGATCCTCAAGACCAATGACGGCAAGTCGGTATGCAGCAGCGCCGAGGCCTGCCAGTTCGAGCTCAAGCCGGCTGCGGGCGACCTCTACTCCGCCGGCGTACTGGTCAAGCTGCCGGTCGTGGCCGCCGGCCAGCAGTACAGCATCGACATGCCGCTGTATGCCGGTCCGGAAGACACCCGCCGCATGGCCACCGTCGCACCGGGTCTGGTGCTGACCAAGGACTACGGCTGGGTCACCATCATCGCCACGCCGCTGTTCTGGCTGCTCGACAAGCTGTACGGCCTCGTGCACAACTGGGGCTGGGCAATCGTGCTGCTGACCGTGCTGGTGAAAGCCGCCTTCTATCCCCTGTCGGCGGCCAGCTACCGCTCGATGGCCAAGATGAAGGCCCTGGCACCGCGCATGCAGCGCCTGAAGGAACAGTACGGCGACGACCGCCAGAAGTTCCAGCAGGCCACGATGGAGATGTACAAGACCGAAAAGGTCAATCCGCTGGGCGGCTGCCTGCCGATCGTGGTGCAGATTCCGGTGTTCATCGGTCTCTACTGGGCCCTGCTGGCCTCGGTCGAACTGCGGCAGGCTCCGTGGATCCTGTGGATCCATGACCTGGCCAAGCCGGACCCTTACTACATCCTGCCGGCCCTGATGGCGGCCACCATGTACCTGCAGACCTTCCTCAACCCGCCGCCGGCCGACCCGCTGCAGGCGAAGATGATGAAGATCATGCCGCTGGCCTTCTCGGTGATGTTCTTCTTCTTCCCGGCCGGTCTGGTGCTGTACTGGCTGGTCAACAACATCCTGTCCATTGCCCAGCAATGGTGGGTGAACAAGCAGATCGAAAAGGACGCCGCCAAGGCGAAGAGCTCCTGACCGCTGCCGGTTGACCCCGTGCCCGCTCCTGACCGGAGCGGGCATTTTTCATGGTGCCGCGCTAGCATGCGGACACCTTGCGCTCCCTTTTCCGGAATTGCTCATGAACTATCTTGCCGACACCATTGCCGCCATCGCCACGGCACCCGGACGTGGAGGCGTCGGGGTGATCCGTCTGTCCGGCCGCAACCTGCTGCCGCTGGCAGGCCAGCTCAGCGGCGGTCGCCAGCCAAGGCCGCGCTACGCGCTCTATACCGATTTTGTCGCCGCTGACGGTCAGGCCATCGACAGCGGGCTGCTGCTGTACTTTCCGGCGCCACACTCGTTTACCGGCGAAGATGTGCTGGAACTCCAGGGCCACGGCGGGCCGGTCATCCTGCGCATGCTGCTGGCCCGCTGCCTGGAGCTGGGGGCGCGGCTGGCCGAGCCGGGCGAATTCACCAAGCGTGCCTTCCTGAACGACAAGATGGACCTGGTCGAGGCCGAAAGCGTGGCTGACCTGATCGATGCCCAGAGCGAAACTGCGGCCCGCAGCGCACTCAAGTCGCTCAAGGGCGCGTTCTCGGCAGAAATCCACCGCCTCGTCGACACATTGATCGACCTGCGCATGCTGACCGAGGCAACGCTGGATTTCCCGGAAGAGGACGACGTCGAATGGCTGGAAAAGGCCGATGCGCTGGGCCGGCTGGCTGCCGTCCGCCGGCAGCTGGCCACCGTGCTGGCCACCGCCCGTCAGGGCGCCATCCTGCGTGAAGGCATGCACGTGGTGCTGGTCGGCCAGCCGAACGTGGGCAAGTCCAGCCTGATGAATGCACTGGCCGGCGACGAGATTGCCATCGTGACCGACATTGCCGGCACCACTCGCGATACCGTGCGCGAACAGATCGTGCTC
Coding sequences:
- the rnpA gene encoding ribonuclease P protein component, which encodes MAFCFRRAQRILKTDEFSSVFRLRRVRSNAWFQVYVAPNQLGHARLGLVVSKKTAKRANRRNYMKRVIRDTFRQHPDRVAGVDFVVRVRAPFDRAGRPEAVEALRALFARLSSCRVSSSR
- the rpmH gene encoding 50S ribosomal protein L34; the protein is MKRTFQPSVVKRKRTHGFRARMKTRGGRAVIAARRSKGRARLSA
- the yidC gene encoding membrane protein insertase YidC, with product MDTKRLIVFIVLSFGLLFVWQEYFAPKPQPKPVAAAVQPDGTPAPATARPADSPATGKLASAQTITVTTDLVKAQINTAGGDIRSLELLTQGAIDNPDKPFMLMTEQGGRTYVAQSGLLSSDASLPTHKTLYAADKTAYTLSPDQNTLTVTLAAAPVNGVEVKKIFTFKRDSYVIDVRYDIINHSDKPVDATAYYRLLRDGKAPEGESSMAHTFTGPAVYTETGKFQKVSFEDLAKGKGDYVRQADNGWVAMVQHYFVSAWILKTNDGKSVCSSAEACQFELKPAAGDLYSAGVLVKLPVVAAGQQYSIDMPLYAGPEDTRRMATVAPGLVLTKDYGWVTIIATPLFWLLDKLYGLVHNWGWAIVLLTVLVKAAFYPLSAASYRSMAKMKALAPRMQRLKEQYGDDRQKFQQATMEMYKTEKVNPLGGCLPIVVQIPVFIGLYWALLASVELRQAPWILWIHDLAKPDPYYILPALMAATMYLQTFLNPPPADPLQAKMMKIMPLAFSVMFFFFPAGLVLYWLVNNILSIAQQWWVNKQIEKDAAKAKSS
- the dnaA gene encoding chromosomal replication initiator protein DnaA encodes the protein MTDLSAFWPQCLARFEAELSAQQFNTWIKPLVCVAGEDAIALYAANRFSLGFVKERFLSRIETFAEDILGRPVTIELRIGGAQAGASAPAAASPRSQGRPAPAPVAATPTTGSLADSIVSDVPLPNVKLTAPKPAIGGGHESTRLNPAFTFESLVTGKGNQLARAAALQIADNPGDSTYNPFFVYGGVGLGKTHLIQAIGNHVYQKNPQAKIRYIHAERYVADIMRAYQHKAFDEFKRYYHSLDLLLIDDIQFFAGKNRTMEEFFYAFNALLEGGKQVIMTCDSYPKQIEGMDERLISRFSWGLTVEIQPPELEMRVAILMKKAEADNLKLGNDVAFFIAQNVRSNVRELEGALKRVVAYSRFSNQPISLDLVKEALKDILAAGNRQISVDNIQKTVADYYKIKLSDMHSKKRSRDIARPRQVAMALAKELTSMSLPNIGDAFGGRDHTTVLHACKTIAEMRESDPDISRDYAALQQMLRN
- the yidD gene encoding membrane protein insertion efficiency factor YidD encodes the protein MSRIVLALIRFYQLAISPWLPPRCRYQPTCSQYAIEAVQKHGALKGGWLALRRIGRCHPWGSSGYDPVP
- the mnmE gene encoding tRNA uridine-5-carboxymethylaminomethyl(34) synthesis GTPase MnmE; amino-acid sequence: MNYLADTIAAIATAPGRGGVGVIRLSGRNLLPLAGQLSGGRQPRPRYALYTDFVAADGQAIDSGLLLYFPAPHSFTGEDVLELQGHGGPVILRMLLARCLELGARLAEPGEFTKRAFLNDKMDLVEAESVADLIDAQSETAARSALKSLKGAFSAEIHRLVDTLIDLRMLTEATLDFPEEDDVEWLEKADALGRLAAVRRQLATVLATARQGAILREGMHVVLVGQPNVGKSSLMNALAGDEIAIVTDIAGTTRDTVREQIVLDGVPLHIIDTAGLRETTDTVERIGIERTWQAVERADVVLLLVDGRDGVTAADAAILARLPERLPRVFVHNKIDLTGETAGVSEEDGHVVVRLSARGGAGVDALRQVLLEAVGWQGESEGLFLARERHLDAIRRAEAELEAAGQAYGLAAELFAEHLRQAQACLSEITGEFSADDLLGVIFSRFCIGK